A genomic window from Daphnia carinata strain CSIRO-1 chromosome 9, CSIRO_AGI_Dcar_HiC_V3, whole genome shotgun sequence includes:
- the LOC130697876 gene encoding uncharacterized protein LOC130697876: protein MSLSSVCIKVIFMFLMINHSAILLSEANSIAPVTKQPFNERSCRKPQSRIAYLEDEYADYNSAAIYLPHAAIVQRCDNSIGCCKKGLRYVSTKEEKVAFDFQEFLHGNKTKKRILLTHDLHCECHNLSHQ, encoded by the exons ATGTCCTTGTCTTCTGTGTGCATTAAAGTCATTTTCATGTTCTTGATGATTAACCATTCGGCCATTTTACTAAGCGAAGCCAATAGCATCGCACCGGTAACGAAGCAACCGTTTAACGAACGAAGTTGCAGGAAACCGCAATCACGAATCGCTTACCTGG AAGATGAATATGCTGATTACAATTCAGCGGCTATTTACCTGCCTCACGCAGCCATCGTGCAGCGGTGCGATAATTCCATCGGATGTTGCAAAAAGGGCCTTCGTTACGTGTCCACCAAGGAAGAGAAAGTCGCCTTCGACTTCCAGGAATTCCTGCATGGCAAcaagacaaagaaaagaattttattgaCTCATGATTTGCATTGCGAGTGTCACAATTTGTCGCAccaatag